A genomic stretch from Actinomadura rubteroloni includes:
- the gyrA gene encoding DNA gyrase subunit A has translation MTDVTTEGGAPGERIEPVDLQVSMQKSYLDYAMSVIVSRALPDVRDGLKPVHRRVMYAMYDGGYRPDRGYFKCARVVGDVMGNYHPHGDSPIYDALVRLAQPWALRYPLVDGNGNFGSRGNDPAAAMRYTECRMAPLSMELLRDIDKETVDFSPNYDGRSAEPDVLPSRYPNLLINGSAGIAVGMATNIPPHNLREVAEGVQWFLENYGASDEELLEALIERIKGPDFPTAGLIVGRKGIDEAYRTGRGSITMRAVVEVEEIQNRTCLVVTELPYQVNPDNLALKIAELVKDGKLDGVADVRDETSGRTGQRLVIVLKRDAVAKVVLNNLYKHTQLQETFGANMLALVDGVPRTLRLDQFIRHWVDHQIEVIVRRTRYLLRKAEERAHILRALLKALDRIDEVIALIRRSPSAQEAQQGLMTLLEIDEIQAQAILDMQLRKLAALERQAITDEHDRLMAEITDYNAILASPERQRRIIGDELAPIVEKFGDERRTEIIPFDGDVSYEDLIAEEDVVVTITRGGYAKRTRTDHYRAQRRGGKGVRGAQLKQDDIVDHFFVTTTHHWILFFTNKGRVYRAKAYELPDSGRDSRGQHVANLLAFQPDERIAQVMDLRDYDVAPYLVLATKRGRVKKTALRDFDSPRTGGIIAINLLDDDELIAARLVSGSDDLIMVSTGAQAIRFPADDDELRPMGRATSGVIGMRFDPEHEVLNMLVVQDNGQDVLVATEGGYAKRTPIDQYPRQGRGGKGVLTAKIVQTRGRLVGALMAGPDDEVFAMTASGGVIRTRAAEIKQSGRQTMGVRLMSLGEGGSIVAIARNVESEVDADDAEVEATEGD, from the coding sequence GTGACGGACGTGACCACCGAGGGCGGAGCGCCCGGCGAGCGGATCGAGCCGGTCGACCTCCAGGTCTCGATGCAGAAGAGCTACCTGGACTACGCGATGTCGGTTATCGTCTCGCGTGCGCTCCCCGATGTCCGGGACGGCCTGAAGCCGGTGCACCGCCGCGTCATGTACGCGATGTACGACGGCGGCTACCGCCCCGACCGCGGCTACTTCAAGTGCGCCCGCGTCGTCGGCGACGTCATGGGGAACTACCACCCCCACGGCGACTCCCCGATCTACGACGCGCTCGTCCGGCTCGCGCAGCCGTGGGCGCTGCGGTACCCGCTGGTCGACGGCAACGGCAACTTCGGGTCGCGCGGCAACGACCCCGCGGCCGCGATGCGGTACACCGAGTGCCGCATGGCGCCGCTGTCGATGGAGTTGCTCCGCGACATCGACAAGGAGACCGTCGACTTCTCCCCCAACTACGACGGCCGGTCCGCCGAACCGGACGTCCTGCCGTCGCGGTACCCGAACCTGCTGATCAACGGGTCGGCGGGCATCGCGGTCGGGATGGCGACGAACATCCCGCCGCACAACCTGCGCGAGGTCGCCGAGGGCGTCCAGTGGTTCCTGGAGAACTACGGCGCGTCCGACGAGGAACTGCTCGAAGCCCTCATCGAGCGGATCAAGGGGCCGGACTTCCCCACCGCCGGGCTGATCGTCGGCCGCAAGGGCATCGACGAGGCGTACCGCACCGGGCGCGGCTCGATCACGATGCGCGCGGTGGTCGAGGTCGAGGAGATCCAGAACCGGACGTGCCTCGTCGTCACCGAGCTGCCATACCAGGTCAACCCGGACAATCTCGCGCTGAAGATCGCCGAGCTGGTCAAGGACGGCAAGCTCGACGGGGTCGCCGACGTCCGGGACGAGACGTCCGGGCGCACCGGGCAGCGGCTGGTGATCGTCCTCAAGCGGGACGCGGTCGCGAAGGTCGTCCTCAACAACCTCTACAAGCACACGCAGCTCCAGGAGACGTTCGGCGCGAACATGCTCGCGCTGGTGGACGGCGTGCCGCGCACGCTGCGCCTCGACCAGTTCATCCGGCACTGGGTGGACCACCAGATCGAGGTCATCGTCCGGCGCACCCGGTACCTGCTGCGCAAGGCCGAGGAGCGCGCCCACATCCTGCGCGCCCTGCTCAAGGCGCTGGACCGCATCGACGAGGTCATCGCGCTGATCCGCCGGTCGCCGTCCGCGCAGGAGGCGCAGCAGGGCCTGATGACGCTGCTGGAGATCGACGAGATCCAGGCGCAGGCCATCCTGGACATGCAGCTCCGCAAGCTCGCCGCCCTGGAGCGCCAGGCGATCACCGACGAGCACGACAGGCTCATGGCGGAGATCACCGACTACAACGCCATCCTCGCGTCGCCGGAGCGGCAGCGGAGGATCATCGGTGACGAACTGGCTCCGATCGTGGAGAAGTTCGGCGACGAGCGGCGCACCGAGATCATCCCGTTCGACGGCGACGTGTCCTACGAGGACCTCATCGCCGAAGAGGACGTCGTCGTCACGATCACGCGCGGCGGCTACGCCAAGCGCACCCGCACCGACCACTACCGGGCGCAGCGGCGCGGCGGGAAGGGCGTGCGCGGGGCGCAGCTCAAGCAGGACGACATCGTGGACCACTTCTTCGTGACCACGACCCACCACTGGATCCTGTTCTTCACCAACAAGGGCCGGGTGTACCGGGCGAAGGCATACGAACTGCCCGACTCCGGGCGGGACTCGCGGGGCCAGCACGTCGCGAACCTGCTCGCCTTCCAGCCGGACGAGCGCATCGCCCAGGTCATGGACCTGCGGGACTACGACGTCGCGCCGTATCTCGTCCTCGCCACCAAGCGCGGCCGGGTCAAGAAGACCGCCCTGCGCGACTTCGACTCCCCGCGCACCGGCGGCATCATCGCGATCAACCTCCTGGACGACGACGAGCTGATCGCGGCGCGGCTCGTCTCCGGCTCCGACGACCTGATCATGGTGTCGACCGGCGCGCAGGCCATCCGGTTCCCCGCCGACGACGACGAGCTGCGTCCGATGGGCCGCGCCACCAGCGGCGTCATCGGGATGCGGTTCGACCCCGAGCACGAGGTGCTCAACATGCTCGTCGTCCAGGACAACGGGCAGGACGTCCTGGTCGCCACCGAGGGCGGCTACGCCAAGCGCACCCCGATCGACCAGTACCCGCGGCAGGGGCGCGGGGGCAAGGGCGTGCTCACCGCTAAGATCGTCCAGACCCGCGGGAGGCTGGTGGGCGCCCTGATGGCCGGGCCGGACGACGAGGTGTTCGCGATGACCGCGAGCGGCGGCGTCATCCGCACCCGGGCCGCCGAGATCAAGCAGTCCGGCCGGCAGACGATGGGCGTCCGGCTCATGAGCCTCGGCGAAGGCGGCAGCATCGTCGCCATCGCGAGGAACGTAGAGTCCGAGGTGGATGCGGACGATGCCGAGGTCGAGGCGACCGAAGGTGACTGA
- a CDS encoding alpha/beta fold hydrolase yields MSTVTSADGTLIDYDRHGDGPAVVFIGGATQFRAIDPRTAEAVKRLGDEGFTAVNYDRRGRGPSGDTAPWSLDREVEDVAALIEAVGGAATLYSSSSGATVALAAATADVGVTALALYEPPFFAGVDQAHHIDVLRGLLAEGRNEDAMRYNMSTVIGVPAEIVDGMAAEPWWPTMISVAPTLVYDLSAVHEINTDPDWRARWADVTVPAIVYSGDRTFPGMPEAADATAAALPNAARRILPGQDHGPSPDALIPVLVEFLRG; encoded by the coding sequence ATGAGCACGGTGACGTCGGCGGACGGCACGCTGATCGACTACGACCGGCACGGCGACGGGCCGGCCGTCGTCTTCATCGGCGGCGCCACGCAGTTCCGCGCCATCGACCCGCGCACCGCGGAGGCGGTGAAGCGACTCGGCGACGAAGGGTTCACGGCCGTCAACTACGACCGGCGGGGGCGCGGGCCGTCCGGGGACACGGCGCCCTGGTCGCTGGACCGCGAGGTCGAGGACGTCGCGGCGCTGATCGAGGCCGTCGGCGGCGCGGCGACGCTGTACTCCAGCTCGTCCGGCGCGACGGTCGCGCTGGCGGCGGCCACCGCCGACGTCGGCGTGACCGCCCTCGCGCTCTACGAGCCGCCGTTCTTCGCCGGGGTCGACCAGGCGCACCACATCGACGTCCTGCGCGGCCTGCTGGCCGAGGGCCGCAACGAGGACGCGATGCGCTACAACATGAGCACGGTGATCGGCGTCCCGGCCGAGATCGTGGACGGCATGGCCGCCGAGCCGTGGTGGCCAACGATGATCTCGGTGGCGCCGACGCTGGTCTACGACCTGTCGGCCGTCCACGAGATCAACACCGACCCGGACTGGCGGGCGCGGTGGGCCGACGTGACCGTCCCGGCGATCGTCTACTCGGGCGACCGGACGTTCCCCGGCATGCCCGAGGCCGCCGACGCCACGGCCGCCGCGCTCCCGAACGCCGCCCGCCGCATCCTGCCCGGCCAGGACCACGGCCCGAGCCCGGACGCGCTGATCCCCGTCCTGGTGGAGTTCCTGCGCGGGTGA